The sequence tatacattagattatttcaacttttaaccattgaaattaattgattctagtgtagataagcctgaaagagtgcctgcaacaagttttggcaaaaaaaacaatagaaaacaaaaggttgaaaaaacaataatatacataagaaattaagaaaacaataaaaaacaaagaaattaatttcaattgagctatttttTTTATACGAAAATTGTTTGaagtgtcttgaggaattctgacacaaacatttagcaatcctccagtctttttaatggagttataggtaaaaatatgatttcatgcacaaatttgcataattaatttattaaaaatagaaaggcaatatttttctattgtatgacgatgtaatcttgtagttgacatccagctctatcttcaggcaaaatttcggggcaatcgcgcgatcggcggccgagatctgaagggggggtcaaattgacccccccccccccctcagtaaaaacttggtctcaaatagcccagttagaatagggttaatacgggtaatgataataattagatCTGCACCATGAGACGAAACGTAGTACAGCGTAGTACAACTTACAACAGCGTGCCAGGTCAAGCGGCCTTGTTCAACGAACCCTGCTGGAATGCGACTCCTGAGCTGTATCCTCCTTGTGTGTATTGCGTACATCTCCGACAGATTTCACACTATCCCACCTCTTAAATCATGTACTTATAACCATACTTTTACGCCATAAATCTACACAATTTACCTTCATACCATTTGAATCATTTTATAATCTCAGTCGTTTTGCCATGCAATGTCCTTCACttgttacctctgccaagggagaaGGAGGTTAAGTATTCATGGGCgttagtttgtctgtttgcaaaataattcaaaaagttgTGTACGATTAgaatgaaacttgcatgaaAAGTCGATGTTTGCACAAGTAACACCTCGTTCAATTTTGGTTGTGAACcgggattctttttttttttccaattttgaaaaatttgtgtttttctgGCATATAAGATCAACAAACTTAGGGTTGAAGCTGTGCCTACTGGAGGTTTACATACGCGAACTAAAGCGCGTGCTCCATGTTCGCCGGGCAAGGCGCCGTGCaatgacgtaaacaaaaggctttGATTTTTGGGAAATTGCACGCGTGTAAGGGTAGAAATGAGTTGctggcttggcggaggtctgtgctctctaagtgcttttctagttagtAATGTGCTTTTGATAGTAACATTTatttgactttttgttttgttttggtaagTTCCTCCCAATAACAGTAGGGTCTACATAGATATTTTTACTTCATAATTCCATAAGTCTGATTTATACTGGGACCTGCGGCtgaacaagcttgcttttacgtaggccccatcatatttcgcAAACTATGACCATAGATCAACTCTAAACAGACCCTTGTGTTTATACTCAGACAAACTGTTGTACATTCCaatgaagtttatttattcagttaATGATTTTGAATTCCCTAATTGTAGTTTTTCTGTTCTATTTaagtggaaaataaaataatttgaaatcaaaattgaaatcaTTCAGCTAACTTTTACTCCGGCTACTTTCTCAGaaaggtaagtcaagtgctcttttattatgctagaaaatatgttatattttctttgcattttctatttatttcattgcccataaaaatgacgtcatgtaATGTAGTCGTTGTCGTATCCAGAGATGACGGCACCGATATTAAAAAATCCCAAACTTTTGAGTCGATCGTTCGATTTCCCTCATACttctctgatgtgttctactaatattgttgctttcactcaatccacattcatATTTTTCAGATAAGTTTCGGTACCAGATTCAATGGTTTCTCTTCAACATCACAACCACTCCTTGCATCTTCCTATCCGTTTTCGACTGGTGGTTTTGGTTCTATTCAACAACGAAAAGAGTGCCGACCCTGTTTTCAGTCAGCAATCTTCACCTTCCCACCGCCATCTGCCTGATCGAAATCTTCGTCACCCTGATCGTCGTCCACTTTGTACACGTGGTCTACCCAATGCTGTACCTGATCATGTACTTCTTCTTCGCTGTTATCTACTGGGCGGCTGGGGGAACGGACATGTTCGGAAACaactacatttttttcttgctcGACTTCGGAAACTATCCCTACATCGCGGCCGCGACTGTGGTGGCCGGATTCTGTGCAACGCTGCTGTTTCAGGCTATTTTGAAAGGGTTGTACGCCATCCGTGTCCGGTGTATGGATAGTAACAGAACAGGAGACGTTTCCCCTACAGATGAGGTGTCAGTTGTTGAGCTCGGATCAATGAGCATGTAGTTATCATACTAGCGCCCTCGCCGTTCAAAAAATATTCAtgacttgaagaaaaaaactgtTCAATATATGCACGGCAAAAACATGAACATGTTACTGTGCTAAcatatcactgttttttttttgtttttttttatgcctccaccacgaagtggtgaAACTTGTGTATGGAGCTATGTATATATGAGTATACGGAGCTGTGCCTAGGAAATTCAGGGTGCGCAATGGTTCTGTAAGGCAAGACTTAGGCCATGGCGTCAAGGGTTTAAGTGACAATGATaagatgtcactatttttctcatattttgaaaatagctcaaagtactgccaaaaaaaaaaataccagttAGTGATTGTTTGAAGTAGATTATGGGCCATCACAatcactggggggggggggacaagggTTAAAAGTCAAGTAAACATGCTCAAATACCTAGATACTTGCTCTGAAACAATTTAGTTATCAAATGAAATCTGGCTGAAGGAACACTTAACACATTTGGAGAGTAatggaggcatatcagtcgccataTAGTGGACATTTGATTAAAATAATCTATTGACAATAGATTAGTCTATTGATTATAATGTacgaaacaataacaaaaaagaatacTTAAAGATCAATTAGTATATGTTACTTCTGTGTTATTATTAAGTCACTAAAATAATA comes from Diadema setosum unplaced genomic scaffold, eeDiaSeto1 scaffold_24, whole genome shotgun sequence and encodes:
- the LOC140245727 gene encoding protein rolling stone-like — its product is MVNSSSDGNPPKVHIGIMGICPLSRNPDKFRYQIQWFLFNITTTPCIFLSVFDWWFWFYSTTKRVPTLFSVSNLHLPTAICLIEIFVTLIVVHFVHVVYPMLYLIMYFFFAVIYWAAGGTDMFGNNYIFFLLDFGNYPYIAAATVVAGFCATLLFQAILKGLYAIRVRCMDSNRTGDVSPTDEVSVVELGSMSM